Proteins encoded by one window of Lathyrus oleraceus cultivar Zhongwan6 chromosome 1, CAAS_Psat_ZW6_1.0, whole genome shotgun sequence:
- the LOC127123029 gene encoding senescence-associated carboxylesterase 101, with product MIPLKLFSSGIEHASFVTSYEILKKTWNVISSSYEDIVSNVGVGLCWNVYKEQSSDLTIIAFEATSDCSNLKSGLVLSSDLKGRNFLQFEFLCSKSNPFFSLNSEAVSLFCDNFQKLDQLKSEILSKNPVTPLIVTGKGLGGSIASLFTISLLDNIGSTKNRPLCITFGSPLLGDKKLQQAISRSSYWNSCFLNIVSCKDPLPRLFIANHVPFGTFLFCSDSDSTCFENPDSNLEIIITLSKVHVQSQGFQSDEYGNIVEKLRRNAVFKDSSIPAGDRTRSHSLVIGISLQLHALGLTSQILQKHNIDMDVLETKIKKLEERFILLKRILFDPSKKLNQMKGHLAQLEWYKKERKNCGLGYYDSYKNMNSPFDHDVVKFHKQLTNYWEKMVEEVEIKTQKDGTAFRTQWIYAGTTYRRMVEPLAIAQYYKEGGRDYVNEKRSKHFKNLEEWLEEGSKKAKIKLNSTSRKTVEVILTIDSCFWAHVEEAIVACRELKEVKDKDEAVKKLVEFEDYVYGLLKDYAVSPEIFLRQSSFMSWWKDYRAIKGFSYTSKLADFMNDSRKVKQYGSGAYNFP from the exons ATGATACCCCTTAAACT ATTTAGCAGTGGAATTGAGCATGCATCATTTGTGACAAGCTATGAAATCCTTAAAAAAACGTGGAATGTTATCTCATCTAGTTATGAAGACATAGTTTCAAACGTTGGTGTTGGATTGTGTTGGAATGTTTATAAAGAACAAAGTTCAGATTTGACTATTATAGCCTTTGAAGCTACTTCAGATTGTTCTAATCTTAAAAGTGGTTTGGTTTTGTCTTCTGACCTTAAAGGGAGGAATTTTCTTCAGTTTGAGTTTTTGTGTTCTAAGAGTAACCCTTTTTTCTCTCTTAATAGTGAAGCTGTTTCGCTCTTCTGTGATAATTTTCAGAAGCTGGATCAGTTGAAATCTGAG ATTTTAAGTAAAAATCCAGTGACTCCATTGATTGTTACTGGAAAAGGTCTCGGAGGATCGATTGCTTCACTCTTCACAATATCACTATTAGATAACATCGGTTCCACGAAGAATAGACCACTATGCATCACATTCGGTTCGCCTCTTCTCGGTGACAAGAAGTTGCAACAAGCTATATCACGTAGTTCTTATTGGAATTCTTGCTTTTTAAACATTGTTTCATGCAAAGATCCTCTTCCAAGGCTATTCATCGCAAATCACGTGCCTTTCGGAACGTTTCTGTTTTGTTCTGATTCAGATTCTACTTGTTTCGAGAATCCTGATTCTAATTTGGAAATAATCATAACATTAAGCAAAGTACATGTTCAAAGTCAAGGATTTCAATCGGATGAATATGGAAATATAGTCGAAAAACTCAGACGTAATGCAGTTTTCAAGGATTCTTCTATACCGGCCGGAGATAGGACTCGTTCGCATTCACTTGTAATTGGTATCAGTTTGCAGTTGCATGCATTAGGATTGACATCACAAATTCTG CAAAAGCATAACATTGATATGGATGTCTTAGAAACAAAGATAAAAAAGCTAGAAGAAAGATTCATTCTTCTGAAGAGGATATTGTTCGATCCGTCGAAGAAATTGAATCAAATGAAGGGACACCTAGCTCAACTCGAATGGTAcaaaaaggaaaggaaaaacTGTGGCTTAGGATACTATGACAGCTACAAGAACATGAACTCGCCGTTTGATCACGATGTTGTTAAGTTTCATAAACAGCTAACAAATTATTGGGAGAAAATGGTTGAAGAAGTTGAAATAAAGACTCAAAAAGACGGCACGGCATTTCGTACTCAATGGATCTACGCGGGAACTACTTACAGAAGAATGGTCGAGCCTTTAGCGATTGCGCAATACTATAAAGAAGGTGGAAGAGATTACGTGAATGAAAAAAGGTCAAAACACTTCAAGAATTTGGAGGAATGGTTGGAAGAAGGTTCGAAAAAAGCTAAAATCAAATTAAATAGTACGAGTAGGAAGACCGTGGAAGTGATTTTGACAATAGATTCTTGCTTTTGGGCACATGTTGAAGAAGCTATAGTTGCATGCAGAGAGTTGAAGGAAGTGAAAGATAAAGATGAGGCAGTGAAGAAATTGGTTGAATTTGAGGATTATGTTTATGGTTTGCTCAAGGATTATGCTGTTTCACCTGAGATTTTTTTGAGGCAAAGTAGCTTTAtgagttggtggaaggattataGAGCTATTAAGGGATTTTCATATACTTCAAAACTTGCTGATTTCATGAATGATTCTCGAAAGGTTAAGCAATATGGTTCAGGAGCTTATAATTTCCCTTGA